The Ananas comosus cultivar F153 linkage group 20, ASM154086v1, whole genome shotgun sequence region TCGGCGATCCCTCCGCGGCGGCGCTGGACGGCGCCGGCGTGTcaggggcggcggcggtgtGCGCGTGCGCCGCCATGGCGTTCTTCTACGTGGCGATCCTCTACTCCCCAACCCTGATCCTCCGCCTCCCTCCCCCGACCTCCGTCGAGAGCTTCTTCCTCCGGCGCTTCGGCTGCGCCGccatctcctccgccgcctccgtcgccgcctccgccgctctccTCGGAGTACGCTGTTGTCCCTGTCTCTCATGCTCGAAATCGGTGGCTTCGATCTTATTGGGCATTTTGTCTTTGTTGCAACAGGTGTGGAGATCGGGGGACTTGTCATTGATTTTGGGCGTTTTCGGTATCAGGAGGCATCAGTTGGTATGCAATCGGTTTCTTGATCTCGTTTCTTGCTTGTAGTGATTGTTTCCTTCGGATTCTACTTGAAAAGCAGAAGCTAAGATCAATTGGGAAAAGAAGTAGAACGAGGAGCTGAAATGAGCTGCTGGGTtctaaaagcagaagctcctaTTTTGAGTTTCTGCTTCTAACTGTAACGGGAACTTATTGGGGTGATTTTTTGATAAGATTTTTTACAGCTTCTTCGAAAAGCATGTTTCAAGCAACATTTGTCCAGGAGGGGCACTTGACTTGATCAATGCTTGTTCGGCCTGACATCTGGAGTGACTTTTCAACTGGAGATGCAGAAGCTAAGTGCTTTCTAAATGAAAAATCTGGAGCTTCCAGTTGTATAGtaaagctgaaatgagcttctgGTTCCCTAAGCTGTTGGGGTTTCTTCTAAAAGCTCATCTAAACAGTACTTCTCCATAAGCAGCGCTAAACAGGCTCTTAGCTGAAATGATTACTGAGTTAAAAGTTTTGAAGACTATTGCATCCAatgaccgttaaaaattattgacaaTCTTTGGTATAATAATGTGGAGAGTGTGCAGTGGGAAGCTGTGGTGATTCCTCTCTTCTTGACATCGCTTGTGTATGCTGGTACTCTGGTATCCAAGTTATGGTTGCTGATGAATTCACAGATAGAAGATTGTACAGAGGATTTTTGCTGTCAGCCAACATCATTTATGCAGATTGGTATTTGGGCGCAGCACTTCGTGGATAGGATGTCGGCATATATCCACGATGTTCTGGCGTGGAGAACCTATGTGGTGGTTAGCATTATTATCGCTGGATCGTTGCTTTCTACTAAATTTTGGTTTATTTTGATTAATGTGAAATTAGCACATTATTTTACAAGATATTCTTATAATTTGCCGTGTAACAAGTTTCCTTGCATTTCACATAGTCTGTTTGTTTATATGCACTGAATATATGCAATGCAGTTACttgatttgttaaaatatttctGTTGTACCATGTCATCACTTTCGAAATTTCATTACAAGCAGTAAATTTTGTGTGCAGTTACTTGATTTGTTTGAAAATTTCTTGCATTATATGTTGTGGAGTTAAGATGATGGTTACTCTTTGTAAGTTGAAAGCTGACTTTCAGTAATTTTTAACCTATAATTTCCTTAATGGCTGGTCAGATGTAAGACCATTTCTCCTGGAAAAAACTTTTGTCTCTTCGTTTCTTctaatttaaaagtaaattttctTTCCGAATATTAAACTTTAAGCTCAATTTTTTATTACTGTTCTTCAACTTTCAGAAATTCACCTTTAGTCCCACttatttggatttttagataatttattttcatattttcaacttcTCCTCATCTATTGTCAAATTAACTCCAACATGGGCATACTTATATTTgaagtaataataatttagtttctCTCAGAATAGTTGGGAGAATGCTGTGGTTCCAAACATATTTTACAATCTTGCAGTATTACTAACACTCATGCGTGCTTAAAGAAGGGTCTATTTGTTATATGCACATTATTTTCCATGCAATAGTTCTAGAGCATGGCGGAATTATGCAGTCATGTTTGAGTAGCATTCTTTCTTTGAATACCTGCTGATTTGTAGTTTCTGCTGTCCTAATATAGTTTCAAGATATGTCACAATTTACTCCAACTTACATGTGTTAAAGGTTAGAATATGACATTTTCTGTTTCTATTTGTGCACTAAAACTTTTGCTAATTGCTTCTCAACAAATTCATGAGCAGGCACCCTTGACCGAGGAGTTGGTTTTTAGGGCGTGTATGATACCTCTGCTTCTTTGTGGGGGATTCAAAACTTACCACATCATTTTTCTCAGCCCAGTCTTCTTCAGCTTAGGTAAttacaaggatttaagtgccgtgggaCGGGGTTGTggcggaaacttgccggcacggtacggcacggtgcgtgccgagccgtgccgatgcgtgccggtcaaaaaaattattgtgtgccgacacataatagcatgaaatatttattttctttagcaacaaaatattctaactatttattatgtctttttatcatatcttttgaactttattgaggaaattacttactaatttaaagaatagaaggttttgagctgtgccatcggtacgGGGTCTATATCGtgtcggtatcttgttggcacggtacggcacggtgaaTACGGctcgtgccgacgggcacttaaaaccttgttaAGTATATGTTGTTGAAGTGAAGTATAATCTATTAGGTATAGGTTGTAACTGGGTTGCAAGTGAAGCATCATCTATTTGAACTTTGTTGTCTGTCACTCATAATATTTGTATATTAAGCAAATAGCGTTGATGTAGCatatttatgtttagtgaatAAATAGCCCTATTTGCCAATAGAGCTTTGCTgtgctactatcggtagtaaatggcttggtttactatcgatttgtttCCGATAGTAGAGTTTGCAAATTGATGATCGATactattgaatatgatctaaaccatttaaagacatcactaaccaaatgatcgaaagatcacaaaatttgtaattttaatggccgcTTTGGTGCGTTCGCTTGTTTAACAATATAGAAGAGTCCAAATCAcctgaatttttattagaaattttaaaataggaTCCAGACTCTACatcttgaataaaaaaattgtatcaccattttttgaaagatattcaTTTCTAGGCATTCATTGTCATCTCCGCTTGATGCGCAAGAGAACATGATGCAGAACAGGCTTGAACCTATGTTGATCGGATTAAACTGATTTAGTTCATCgttttttaaattagattacATTAGTTAAGAATATCTTTTTGTTAGTTAAATGAGGATTTTTAGCTATCCtcttatttgttttatttgtatttatttttagttttcattttttttgttaatctcTAGATAAAGTTGTTTTAGTTGGTTATTTAGGATACGATTAAATTCTAAGTTGGTTATGTATAGATAAGGATAAGAATAGTTCAAATAAGGCATAAGGCTTCTTTGTATGGGGATGAatataaattatgaatttataaTGAAGACAAATGCTTTGGCAatgatgtctttttttttccttcgcgaATGCGTCGCCCTGGAGTGAGTCCAGTCCCAAAGTGAGTTCGGTTTAGGAGTGAGTCcattatcttttctatttttttcttttttttgaaatttctattttctttaattttcatttttttaattatgaaaatttctaaaaaagtatttaaaaaacttacaaattttcaaaaatctttcaaaaatctttcaaaatcataagttatattttggagccTTCTAAAAACGTAGGACCCTATATTCTGTTCATCagatttggtatcagagcttaggcTATTTGACGGTTCTTTTTCGTCACAAGATTTGGGCTTGTGGAAAACGGGGtgagaattgaaaaaaaaaaaaagtgagacgaagtattataaaaaaaagagtggaGTGAAAAAGAAAGGGTAAAAAAAAGTGGGGTTATCCTGCGCTTGGAAGAAGAaataggaaaaggaaaaaaatagtgtggagaaaaaaaaatggagagtgagtaaaaaaaaaaaaaaaggatgcaaaagaatgtctttcaaaagattttcaaaaGTATGGTAGAAGAAAAGGAATTCATATTGAGTCATTGAAAGAAATATGTTAGATGACAAGAGTCGAGTTTGATGAATGGTTGTACGATCATAGGtcatattttgagagaaaaagaaatgatatttggatgaaaatactAGATGACTTGAGATGGTGGTAGAGACAGGCAAGTATCTCATCTCGGTtttaacagaatatttttagaggaagaagaaagaaggttGAAAGATATTGAAGATGGTGCTAAAACTGCTGAAGATTATTTTCGATGGATGGGTAAGGTCGGAGATGAGTATCGATTAATCCAACTAAAAGTTCAACTGGAGAACCTAATTACTCTACAGTGTACACCACCTATAGCACAGTTGGAAGTTAATAATTCTGATCCAATTTCATCCACATCATTCGATTGCAAAGAAGTTCTAGATATGACCGAGTTAGAATTTGAGCATCCACAGTCAAATCATGAAGCCGAGATAGATGAGCGTGTTGAAGAGGTAAGATTACAGATCGAGTTACCCTTATTGCCCCAGCAATATGAGTGCACTATACTAGAGCTTCAGACTTGCATTGAAAGCATCTGTCTTATTGGTATTAAACCTTACGAAATCTCATAAacttattatttgttatccCTACTTCAATATCAAACTTGAAACTCAGATGATACAAGTGGTTCGACATGCAGGCATTGGGCtgcatcactttattttgcacTCTTGGTTATTTCCTATCTCCTCACAATTCCAACTAATCGCGAGGATGAGATCCTACGCAGAGGAAGCAAATGATGCAGAACAGGCTTAAACCTATGTTGATCGGATTAAACTGATTTAGTTCagcattttttaaattagattacATTAGTTGAGAATATCTTTTCGTTAGTTAACTGAGGATTTTTATCTATcctattattttgttttatctgtatttatttttagttttcatttttttgttaatCGCTAGATAAAGTCATTTTAGTTGGTTATTTAGGATAAGATTAAATTCTAAGTTGGTTATGTATAGATAAGGTTAGGAATAGTACAAATAAGACATAAGGCTTCTTTGTATAGGGATGAAtatgaatttatgaatttataATGAACAAATGTTTTGGCAATGatgtcttttttttccttcgcgaATGCGTCGCCCTGGAGTGAGTCTAGTCGCAAAGTGAGTTCGGTTCAAGAGTGAGTCctgattattttttctatttttttcttttttttgaaatttctattttctttaatttttatttttttaattatgaaaatttctaaaaaagtatttcaaaaactttcaaattttcgaaaatctttcaaaatcataaattatattttggagcCTTCTAAAAACGTAGGACCCTATATTCTGTCCTACATTagatttggtattagagcttagGCTATTTGACGATTTTGTTTTGTCAAAAGATTTGTGCTTGTGGAAGAAAACAGGGtgagaattgaaaaaaaaaaagtgagacgaagtattataaaaaaaagagtggaCTGAAAAAGAAAGGGTAAAAAAAAGTGGGGTTATCTTGCTCTTGGAAGAAGAaataggaaaaggaaaaagtgtggagaaaaaaaatggagagagagtagaaaaaaatatggatgcaaaagaatgtcttaaaaaagtttttcaaaagTATGGTAGAAGAAAAGGAATTCATATTGAGTCATTGAAAGAAATATGTGAGATGACAAGAGTCGATTTTGATGAATGGTTGTACGATTAGAAGtcatattttgagagaaaaagaaatgatattCGAATGAAAATACTAGATGACTTGAGATGGTGGTATAGACAAAGGCAAGTATCTCATCTcgattttaacaaaatatttttagaggaagaaaaaaaaaggttgaaagATATTGAAGATGGTGCTAAAACTGCTGAAGATGATTTTCGATGGATAGGTAAGGTCAGAGATGAGTATCGATTAATCCAACTAAAAGTTTAACTGGAGAACCTAATTACTCTACAGCGTACATCACCTATAGCACACAGTTGAAAGTCAATAATTCTGATCCAATTTCATCCACATCAATCGATTGCAAAGAAGTTCTAGATATGACCGAGTTAGAATTTGAGCATCCATAGTCAAATCATGAAACCAAGATAGATGAGCATGCTGAAGAGGTAAGATTACACGTCGAGTTGCCCTTATTGCCCCAGCAATATGAGTGCACTATACTAGAGCTTCAGACTGCATTGAAAGCATCTTTCTTATTGGTATCAAACCTTACGAAATCTCATGAATTTATCATTTGTTCTTCTTACTACAATAGCAAATCGGAAACTCAGATGATACAGGTGGTTCGGTATGCGGGCATTGGGGCTGCATATGATACATGTGGTTCGACATGCAGGCATTGGGCTACATCACTTTATTCTGCACGCTTGGTTGTTTCCTATCTCTTTACAAATCCAACTAATCTTGAGGACGAGATCTTGTGTAGCGCAAGTGAATGATGCAGAACAGGCTTAAACCTATGTTGATCGGATTAAACTGATTTAGTTCATCgttttttaaattagattacATTAGTTGAGAATATCTTTTCGTTAGTTAAATGAGGATTTTTAGCTATCGtcttattttgttttatctgtatttatttttagttttcattttttaattaatttctagaTAGAGTTGTTTTAGTTGGTTATTTAGGAAAAGAGTTGTTTTAGTTGGTTATTTAGGAAAAGATTAAATTCTAAGTTGGTTATGTATAGATAAGGTTAGGACTAGTACAAATAAGGCATAAGGCTTTTTTGTATGGGGTTGAAtatgaatttatgaatttataATGAAGACAAATgctttggcaattttttttttccttcgcgaATCCGTTGCCCTGGAGTCAGTCTAGTCTCGAAGTGAGTTAGGTTCAGGAGTGAGTCCTGATTATCTTTactatttgttctttttttttgaatttttctattttctttaattttcatttttttaattacgaaaatttctaacaaagtatttaaaaaactttcaaattttcaaaaagctttcaaaatcataaattatattttggagcCTTCTAAAAACATAGGACCTTATATTCTGTCCAAAtcagaacaatatcaaaaaaatatgaaatttgatttttagatagtttaaattgtCAAGATCATGTTCAGctgtgccgatcgttgatttgcaAATCCTAGcatcaaaaacaaatcagtAGTAAATCGAgctgtttactaccgatagtagcctaGCAAAGCTCTTGCAAATATGATAATTACATTATGTATTGTGCAAAATGAAATACGAGGAATCGTATAATATGATATACCTTCACATGATATTGTCTTATTTTCTTTATCGTGTCACATAGTTTAAAAAACATTTTGAATCTGTGTAgttaattatgtatatataattgcCATTATGCTAAGAAAACTAGTAATTGCATACCAAAAAGtgaattaaaattgaattgctCCAGTCTAAGTTCTTTGACTCTTTTGCTAGGAGATTAGATACAATGGGCTGATTTGCTAAGACCATGCTTCAGGAGTcctatgtaaaaaaaaaaaactttgttacTGTTATAGAGGCATACTTATgctatgattttcttttttttttcttttggcagCTCATTTGAATCATTTTCTGGAGCTTTATTGTCAAAGGGGATACAGCTTTCTGAAAGCTCTCTTGATTGTAGGTACTTCTGTTCTTCCTCGCTTAGTTTGTTTACCAAAATTTATTGACATTAATGATATCTAACAAATTGTACGAGCTTGATTTAACATGTTGCATCCTGCAAAATTGCTAAATTCCTAACCATGATTTCCAGGTGTCCAACTAGGTTATACTGTGATTTTTGGGTGGTATGCAGCATTTCTGTTCATTCGAACAGGTTAGTTCATGTTTATTctgttttttttactttatttcatTGAAAACTTGGGCAGATTCTATTCTGGATTCCTGCCATCTCATGAATTTACTATTGAAGGTTTTTAAAGACTTGTCTTAAGCAATCATATGTTTTTCTTGAGTTTTTATCCACGGGCTATAATTAGTGATTTAGTGTATGCTAAAATTCTTTTAAAGTGCTACTTGCTTAGTACACAAGTATTCTCACTCGTCACTTATAGTTATTCGCCAAGAATGAAAATGTGCATGCTTGTAGTGTCCTGAATCCAAATTCACAGATgggcaatttttatttttgtctaaAACTTTGTCATTTCTATTTGCAAACAGTTGTTTCTAAGAAACTAAGACGCTGAGCATCTTGATGGCCTAATTCCACTTAAGTGCAACAGGACTATCAAATTTTCTAGTTGATTTATTAGGAATCAGCTCTTCGTGATGTGGGTCTTATCAGATATGAGTTAATTTGTTTACAATGTACAGGGAATCTATTATCTCCTATTGTGGCTCATATATTTTGTAACGTGATGGGTTTGCCTGTCTTGTCTTCTTCACGGACACTAGGTTTGTGGACATACTATCCTGCTACCTTTTATTTGAGcaaatacttttttcttttttaaaatcagcTTTTAGAGGCTTATTAG contains the following coding sequences:
- the LOC109725698 gene encoding CAAX prenyl protease 2 isoform X3; this encodes MATENPRLGDPSAAALDGAGVSGAAAVCACAAMAFFYVAILYSPTLILRLPPPTSVESFFLRRFGCAAISSAASVAASAALLGVWRSGDLSLILGVFGIRRHQLSVQWEAVVIPLFLTSLVYAGTLVSKLWLLMNSQIEDCTEDFCCQPTSFMQIGIWAQHFVDRMSAYIHDVLAWRTYVVAPLTEELVFRACMIPLLLCGGFKTYHIIFLSPVFFSLAHLNHFLELYCQRGYSFLKALLIVGVQLGYTVIFGWYAAFLFIRTGNLLSPIVAHIFCNVMGLPVLSSSRTLASKLSKTLRKNLFTDQVCGFGEF
- the LOC109725698 gene encoding CAAX prenyl protease 2 isoform X4, with amino-acid sequence MATENPRLGDPSAAALDGAGVSGAAAVCACAAMAFFYVAILYSPTLILRLPPPTSVESFFLRRFGCAAISSAASVAASAALLGVWRSGDLSLILGVFGIRRHQLSVQWEAVVIPLFLTSLVYAGTLVSKLWLLMNSQIEDCTEDFCCQPTSFMQIGIWAQHFVDRMSAYIHDVLAWRTYVVAPLTEELVFRACMIPLLLCGGFKTYHIIFLSPVFFSLAHLNHFLELYCQRGYSFLKALLIVGVQLGYTVIFGWYAAFLFIRTGNLLSPIVAHIFCNVMGLPVLSSSRTLEPSASGVARDRGKGLAAS
- the LOC109725698 gene encoding CAAX prenyl protease 2 isoform X5, encoding MATENPRLGDPSAAALDGAGVSGAAAVCACAAMAFFYVAILYSPTLILRLPPPTSVESFFLRRFGCAAISSAASVAASAALLGVWRSGDLSLILGVFGIRRHQLSVQWEAVVIPLFLTSLVYAGTLVSKLWLLMNSQIEDCTEDFCCQPTSFMQIGIWAQHFVDRMSAYIHDVLAWRTYVVAPLTEELVFRACMIPLLLCGGFKTYHIIFLSPVFFSLAHLNHFLELYCQRGYSFLKALLIVGVQLGYTVIFGWYAAFLFIRTGNLLSPIVAHIFCNVMGLPVLSSSRTLDQVCGFGEF
- the LOC109725698 gene encoding CAAX prenyl protease 2 isoform X1, with amino-acid sequence MATENPRLGDPSAAALDGAGVSGAAAVCACAAMAFFYVAILYSPTLILRLPPPTSVESFFLRRFGCAAISSAASVAASAALLGVWRSGDLSLILGVFGIRRHQLSVQWEAVVIPLFLTSLVYAGTLVSKLWLLMNSQIEDCTEDFCCQPTSFMQIGIWAQHFVDRMSAYIHDVLAWRTYVVAPLTEELVFRACMIPLLLCGGFKTYHIIFLSPVFFSLAHLNHFLELYCQRGYSFLKALLIVGVQLGYTVIFGWYAAFLFIRTGNLLSPIVAHIFCNVMGLPVLSSSRTLGLATAAFAVGLACFLWLLFPATNPKIYNNKIDSCSCWHGYCSWS
- the LOC109725698 gene encoding CAAX prenyl protease 2 isoform X2, which translates into the protein MATENPRLGDPSAAALDGAGVSGAAAVCACAAMAFFYVAILYSPTLILRLPPPTSVESFFLRRFGCAAISSAASVAASAALLGVWRSGDLSLILGVFGIRRHQLWEAVVIPLFLTSLVYAGTLVSKLWLLMNSQIEDCTEDFCCQPTSFMQIGIWAQHFVDRMSAYIHDVLAWRTYVVAPLTEELVFRACMIPLLLCGGFKTYHIIFLSPVFFSLAHLNHFLELYCQRGYSFLKALLIVGVQLGYTVIFGWYAAFLFIRTGNLLSPIVAHIFCNVMGLPVLSSSRTLGLATAAFAVGLACFLWLLFPATNPKIYNNKIDSCSCWHGYCSWS